In one window of Juglans regia cultivar Chandler chromosome 3, Walnut 2.0, whole genome shotgun sequence DNA:
- the LOC109003782 gene encoding 5-methyltetrahydropteroyltriglutamate--homocysteine methyltransferase-like: MASHIVGYPRMGPKRELKFALESFWDGKSSAEDLKKVAADLRSSIWKQMAGAGTKYIPSNTFSYYDQVLDTTALLGAVPPRYGWNGGEIGFETYFSMARGNASVPAMEMTKWFDTNYHFIVPELGPDVKFSYASHKAVDEYKEAKALGVDTVPVLIGPVSYLLLSKPAKGVEKTFPLLSLLDKILPIYKEVISELKGVGASWIQFDEPTLVMDLDSHKLKAFSDAYSELESSLSGLNVLVETYFADVPAEAYKALTSLKGVTGYGFDFVRGSNTLDLIKGGFPKGKYLFAGVVDGRNIWANDLAASLGTLQALEGIVGKEKLVVSTSTSLLHTAVDLVNETKLDKEIKSWLAFAAQKILEVNALAKALSGHKDEAFFSANAAALASRKSSPRVTNEAVQKDAAALKGSDHRRATNVSTRLDAQQKKLNLPILPTTTIGSFPQTIELRRVRREYKAKKISEGEYVKAIKEEINKVVKLQEELDIDVLVHGEPERNDMVEYFGEQLSGFAFTVNGWVQSYGSRCVKPPIIYGDVSRPNPMTVFWSSTAQSMTARPMKGMLTGPVTILNWSFVRNDQPRFETCYQIALAIKNEVEDLEKAGINVIQIDEAALREGLPLRKSEQAFYLDWAVHSFRITNCGVNDTTQIHTHMCYSNFNDIIHSIIDMDADVITIENSRSDEKLLSVFREGVKYGAGIGPGVYDIHSPRIPSTEEIADRINKMLAVLETNILWVNPDCGLKTRKYSEVKPALKNMVAAAKLLRTQLASAK; the protein is encoded by the exons ATGGCGTCACACATTGTCGGATACCCTCGTATGGGCCCTAAGAGAGAGCTAAAGTTTGCTTTGGAATCATTCTGGGATGGGAAAAGCAGTGccgaggatttgaaaaaggtggcTGCTGATCTCAGGTCTTCCATCTGGAAACAGATGGCTGGTGCTGGGACCAAGTACATTCCCAGCAACACTTTCTCATACTATGATCAGGTGCTAGACACCACTGCCCTGCTCGGTGCTGTTCCACCAAGATACGGTTGGAATGGAGGTGAGATTGGATTTGAGACCTACTTCTCCATGGCCAGAGGGAATGCATCTGTACCTGCTATGGAAATGACCAAGTGGTTTGACACCAACTA CCACTTCATTGTCCCCGAGTTGGGACCTGATGTGAAGTTTTCTTATGCTTCTCACAAGGCAGTGGATGAATACAAGGAGGCCAAGGCG CTTGGAGTAGATACTGTTCCAGTTCTTATCGGCCCTGTGTCCTACTTGTTGCTATCTAAACCCGCTAAGGGAGTTGAGAAGACcttccctcttctctccctcctCGACAAAATCCTTCCAATTTACAA GGAAGTGATCTCTGAGCTTAAAGGAGTCGGGGCTTCGTGGATTCAGTTCGATGAACCCACCCTTGTGATGGATCTTGATTCTCACAAATTGAAAGCATTCAGTGATGCCTACTCTGAACTAGAATCATCTTTATCTGGCTTGAATGTTCTTGTTGAGACCTACTTTGCTGATGTTCCTGCTGAGGCATACAAGGCACTAACTTCTTTGAAGGGTGTCACTGGTTATGGATTTGATTTTGTTCGTGGATCTAACACCCTTGATTTGATCAAGGGTGGATTCCCTAAGGGTAAATACCTCTTTGCTGGAGTCGTTGATGGAAGGAACATCTGGGCTAATGATCTTGCTGCTTCTCTTGGTACACTGCAAGCACTTGAGGGCATTGTGGGCAAAG AAAAACTTGTAGTGTCTACCTCAACCTCGCTTCTCCACACTGCCGTTGATCTAGTCAACGAGACTAAGCTGGATAAGGAGATCAAATCATGGCTTGCTTTTGCAGCACAAAAAATTCTTGAAGTGAATGCATTGGCCAAGGCATTGTCTGGTCACAAGGATGAG GCCTTCTTCTCTGCTAATGCTGCGGCCCTGGCATCAAGAAAGTCCTCTCCTAGGGTGACTAATGAGGCTGTTCAGAAAGAT GCTGCTGCTTTGAAGGGTTCTGACCACCGTCGTGCTACAAATGTCAGCACCAGATTGGATGCCCAGCAGAAGAAGCTCAACCTTCCAATTCttcccaccaccaccatcggGTCCTTCCCTCAGACCATTGAACTAAGAAGGGTGCGCCGTGAGTACAAGGCCAAGAA GATCTCTGAGGGTGAGTACGTAAAGGCCATTAAGGAGGAAATTAACAAAGTTGTCAAACTCCAAGAAGAActtgatattgatgttttggTTCATGGAGAGCCTGAG AGGAATGACATGGTTGAGTACTTCGGGGAGCAGTTGTCCGGTTTTGCCTTTACTGTCAATGGGTGGGTGCAATCTTATGGATCCCGTTGTGTGAAGCCACCCATCATCTACGGTGATGTGAGCCGTCCCAACCCAATGACGGTATTCTGGTCCTCTACAGCTCAGAGCATGACTGCTCGCCCAATGAAGGGAATGCTTACTGGACCTGTCACCATTCTCAACTGGTCCTTTGTTCGAAATGACCAGCCTAG ATTTGAGACTTGCTATCAGATAGCTTTGGCCATCAAGAACGAAGTGGAAGATCTTGAGAAGGCTGGTATCAATGTTATACAAATTGACGAGGCTGCTTTGAGGGAAGGGCTGCCCCTTAGGAAGTCTGAGCAAGCTTTCTACTTGGATTGGGCTGTTCACTCCTTCAGGATCACTAACTGCGGTGTCAATGACACTACCCAG ATTCATACCCACATGTGCTACTCCAACTTCAACGATATCATCCACTCAATTATTGACATGGATGCTGATGTGATCACCATTGAGAACTCCCGTTCTGATGAGAAGCTCTTGTCAGTTTTCCGTGAGGGAGTCAAGTACGGTGCTGGAATTGGCCCTGGTGTCTATGACATCCACTCTCCTAGAATACCATCGACCGAAGAGATTGCCGACCGTATTAACAAGATGCTTGCAGTGCTTGAGACAAACATCTTATGGGTTAATCCTGACTGTGGACTCAAGACTCGTAAGTATTCTGAGGTTAAGCCAGCTCTCAAAAACATGGTTGCTGCTGCCAAGCTCCTCCGCACCCAGCTTGCCAGTGCTAAGTGA